The Chanos chanos chromosome 6, fChaCha1.1, whole genome shotgun sequence genome includes a region encoding these proteins:
- the LOC115815174 gene encoding zinc finger protein 569-like — translation MSNDDIFHSQTTLIMSLLTETAQEEISKLFKCNSKESHSEVTDGSSDSCEKEIQLRAKDSLTEDSHLRTEQTSTEHELSEPQSQDTDNEASEVSLSALASVQSEIVPVLSSRGSQAQEGIKTDIDKTQTEEEQIQAVFVRQEDSDGTAILNGENEDNTLIEHNAMQRNIPQVKVSSFDCNQCDKSFPQRKALSQHKRVHSVKPHSCEHCGKKFQLLKALNKHLQHHADKKEKKLFPCATCGKSFVDLKTHELVHAEVKPYQCSLCGQGFTVKHSLIVHQRLHTGEKPFSCTICGKRFSQSSYLRIHKRVHTNERPLKCKICDKTFRDGRTLKAHQIVHTGEKAYECEVCGKKFGLSVNLKRHALIHTGAKPYVCKVCGKQFNQSSILKGHMQVHGVEKPFMCDICGKTFMYNHALRNHMLSHMGLAVNKHKSGGDVKNPQHCEVCGKCFCSPYSLKVHLALHTGEKPFKCDICGKAFAQKSACKTHQYVHSGDKPYRCTVCGKIFSLPNNLKLHMRIHTGEKPHKCETCGMTFRLSGNLWRHKRVHTGEKPFSCDICGKRFTQANNVKAHMHVHTGVKPFTCQRCWKSFAYAQLTSVLGTLAKEAVVRLCSVFNESSAVLHLEVSRIQKEKDDLKMKLELMERQLRAEQLQNSQDHLDVTIKVEGLEESLGDGIQQTVFTETGESQDFLVSLGENELEGDDSCVTQTESILDTHQEADAERPSRRPRKSKYMRTQKGVRKTKNQHSCNHCRKTFSQLAQLRAHQAVHAATQKPFSCSQCGKSYSLKRSLDEHQLVHTGERPHACDQCGKSFTQLKLLKNHQKLHDPVKRFSCKVCGMAFHRAYGLKKHERVHTGEKAHKCEICGKSFGLIGNLQRHQRIHTGERPYSCPLCGKSFNQLDSLKTHERTHTGEKPHICQMCGKSFTQKTDLRVHQKQHVGSVKPFNCSFCSKSFAAACHLEMHERIHTGEKPFSCDQCGKSFSQHCSLKLHKSTHTGEKPFSCDVCGKCFGSMGNLRRHQLIHTGEKPYRCNICGRTFNQTNSLKAHQSVHTGEKRYMCDKCGKSFAYLRNLKDHKCVI, via the exons ATGTCGAATGATGATATCTTTCACAGTCAAACGACACTAATCATGTCACTGCTGACCGAAACAGCCCAGGAAGAAATTAGTAAACTTTTCAAGTGTAATAGTAAAGAATCCCATTCTGAAGTAACAGACGGCAGCTCAGACAGCTGTGAGAAAGAGATCCAGTTG CGCGCTAAAGACTCGCTAACTGAAGATAGCCACCTGAGGACAGAACAGACCTCGACAGAGCACGAGCTGAGTGAGCCACAGTCTCAGGACACTGACAATGAAGCATCAG AGGTGTCTTTGTCAGCCTTGGCCAGTGTCCAGAGTGAGATAGTCCCTGTATTGTCAAGCAGAGGCTCTCAG GCTCAGGAGGGAATAAAGACAGACATTgacaagacacagacagaagaagaacAGATCCAGGCAGTCTTTGTAAGACAAGAAG ACTCTGACGGGACTGCCATATTGAACGGAGAAAATGAAGACAATACATTGATCGAACACAATGCCATGCAGAGAAACATCCCGCAGGTCAAAGTCTCATCGTTCGACTGTAACCAGTGTGACAAGAGCTTTCCCCAGAGGAAGGCCTTATCGCAGCACAAACGGGTCCATTCAGTAAAGCCACACAGCTGCGAACACTGTGGCAAAAAATTCCAACTTTTAAAAGCGCTCAACAAACACCTTCAACATCATGCCgataagaaagagaagaagctcTTCCCCTGTGCTACGTGCGGGAAGAGCTTCGTTGACTTAAAAACGCACGAACTGGTTCATGCCGAAGTGAAGCCCTACCAGTGCTCCTTATGTGGACAAGGTTTCACGGTAAAGCACAGTCTTATTGTTCACCAAAGGCTTCACACGGGTGAAAAGCCGTTCAGCTGCACTATATGTGGGAAACGTTTTTCACAGTCAAGTTATCTCAGGATTCACAAGAGAGTGCACACGAACGAAAGGCCTTTGAAATGCAAAATCTGCGACAAGACTTTCAGAGACGGGCGGACTTTGAAAGCTCATCAGATAGTTCACACGGGAGAGAAGGCATACGAGTGCGAAGTCTGTGGGAAGAAGTTCGGGCTTTCGGTGAATCTGAAAAGACACGCTCTAATACACACGGGCGCCAAACCATACGTATGTAAAGTGTGTGGAAAGCAGTTTAATCAGAGCAGCATTCTGAAAGGCCACATGCAAGTGCATGGCGTGGAGAAGCCATTCATGTGTGACATTTGCGGTAAGACTTTCATGTATAATCACGCGTTGAGAAATCACATGTTATCGCATATGGGACTGGCGGTGAATAAACACAAATCTGGGGGAGACGTAAAGAACCCGCAGCACTGTGAGGTATGCGGGAAGTGTTTCTGTTCTCCATACTCACTGAAAGTTCACCTGGCTCTCCACACTGGAGAGAAGCCATTTAAATGTGACATATGTGGAAAGGCCTTTGCCCAAAAAAGTGCCTGTAAAACTCATCAGTACGTCCATTCAGGAGACAAACCTTACCGATGCACCGTGTGCGGTAAAATCTTTAGTCTGCCGAACAATCTTAAGCTACACATGCGAATTCACACCGGTGAGAAACCGCACAAGTGCGAGACATGTGGAATGACTTTCCGCTTGTCTGGAAACCTCTGGAGACACAAGCGCGTCCACACCGGGGAGAAGCCGTTCAGCTGCGACATTTGTGGCAAACGGTTTACCCAGGCTAATAACGTTAAAGCGCACATGCACGTCCACACTGGAGTGAAACCGTTCACCTGTCAGAGATGTTGGAAGAGTTTTGCTTAT GCACAGCTGACTTCTGTTTTAGGAACGCTGGCTAAGGAGGCCGTGGTTAGactctgcagtgtttttaaCGAGAGCTCTGCCGTCCTGCATCTCGAGGTATCTCgaattcagaaagaaaaggacgaTCTGAAGATGAAACTAGAGCTGATGGAGAGACAACTAAGAGCTGAGCAA CTCCAGAACTCGCAGGACCATCTTGACGTGACCATTAAAGTGGAGGGGCTGGAGGAGAGTCTAGGAGATGGTATTCAACAAACAGTTTTTACTGAAACTGGAGAGAGTCAAGATTTTCTTGTGTCACTGGGAGAGAATGAACTCGAAGGAGATGACAGTTGTGTAACACAGACTGAGTCTATACTGGACACTCACCAAGAAGCAGACGCAGAAAGGCCGTCAAGGAGGCCTAGAAAGTCAAAGTACATGAGGACGCAGAAGGGTGTTCGAAAGACTAAGAACCAGCACAGCTGCAACCACTGCAGAAAGACCTTCAGTCAGCTGGCACAGCTAAGGGCCCACCAGGCTGTCCACGCAGCCACACAGAAACCTTTTAGCTGTTCCCAGTGTGGAAAGAGCTACAGTTTAAAGCGCAGTTTAGATGAGCATCAGCTGGTTCACACGGGGGAGAGGCCACACGCCTGCGATCAGTGCGGGAAGAGTTTCACCCAGCTCAAGCTCCTGAAGAATCACCAGAAACTCCACGATCCCGTGAAGCGATTCAGCTGCAAGGTGTGCGGGATGGCGTTTCACCGAGCTTACGGGCTCAAGAAGCACGAGAGGGTACACACGGGGGAGAAGGCGCACAAATGCGAGATCTGCGGGAAGAGTTTCGGTTTGATCGGGAACCTGCAGCGTCACCAGCGGATACACACTGGGGAAAGGCCCTACAGCTGTCCGCTGTGCGGGAAAAGCTTCAACCAGCTGGACTCTCTGAAGACCCACGAACGGACGCACACGGGCGAGAAACCTCACATCTGTCAAATGTGCGGAAAGAGCTTCACGCAAAAGA CAGACCTCCGAGTCCATCAAAAGCAACACGTCGGCAGCGTCAAGCCCTTTAACTGTTCCTTCTGCAGTAAGAGCTTTGCGGCCGCTTGCCACTTAGAAATGCACGAAAGGATCCACACGGGAGAGAAGCCCTTTAGCTGCGATCAGTGCGGGAAGTCATTCAGCCAGCATTGCAGTCTGAAACTCCACAAAAGCACTCACACGGGAGAGAAACCCTTCAGCTGCGATGTGTGTGGCAAATGTTTCGGCAGCATGGGAAACCTCCGCCGGCACCAGCTCATACACACCGGAGAGAAACCGTACAGGTGCAACATATGTGGACGGACTTTTAATCAAACCAACAGCCTTAAGGCCCATCAGAGCgttcacacaggggagaaacGTTACATGTGCGACAAATGTGGGAAGAGCTTTGCCTATCTTAGAAATCTGAAGGATCATAAGTGTGTGATTTGA
- the LOC115815175 gene encoding insulin-like growth factor-binding protein complex acid labile subunit — MNDLTELFLRGNGLSAFVPGQFEGLTELRLLDLSENAIERLPQGLLRGLGKLQRLILSLNKLPNLPYGALEGASSLKALHLSSNSIEVLEEGVFENCRNLTEIFLSKNKLASLGDHSFRGAVNLAHLDLSKNKFDSVPVTALKHTSQLTYLYLQENAIKSVSNDTFSGLSGLQILDLSNNQLETLPEGLFNSLAKLGNLDLSGNKLRFLPSQIFQDLGGLEVLNLYNNALVELADGLFNNLTKLRELMLDRNNISVIQPDLFHPLSALEDLQLDNNRISDLDSSTFETLKKLHHLHLSNNALTKIRKEIFHKVQHLKELHLDYNRIHSIPANSFLYLHRLHSLRLNNNRLSALPGQLFAGLTSLRELWLNENHIKNLVPCLFTSLPNLKMLDLANNYLTTLDPEGFRYLIALKELQLSFNKLDELPHNIFRSQKNLQKLFLQNNHLANLPENVFAPLRDLQELDLEKNQLAQLQPIQFKGLDNLKVLYLQSNKLMFLEEGTLESLRSLRNLFLQGNPWVCSCTPILYISNWVKKNQKWVRDKPMCSVLNVSLSEQRLFPKPLSHHCSSSGNSFRAMQYIEMLLAVSGFLLAHNVV; from the coding sequence ATGAACGACCTGACAGAGTTGTTTCTCAGAGGAAATGGGCTTAGTGCTTTTGTCCCCGGACAGTTTGAGGGATTAACAGAGCTCCGCCTCCTAGACCTTAGTGAAAACGCTATTGAGCGTCTTCCCCAGGGACTCCTTCGAGGCCTTGGCAAATTACAGAGACTTATTCTTAGCTTAAACAAGCTTCCTAACCTGCCGTATGGTGCCTTGGAAGGGGCGTCCTCTCTCAAAGCCCTACACCTGAGCAGCAATAGCATTGAGGTTCTAGAAGAGGGGGTGTTTGAGAACTGTCGCAACTTAACTGAAATCTTTTTGTCCAAAAACAAGTTAGCGAGTCTAGGAGATCATAGCTTCAGAGGTGCCGTAAACCTAGCTCACCTCGACCTCAGTAAAAACAAGTTTGATTCAGTACCTGTAACTGCGCTCAAACATACATCACAGCTTACATACTTATACCTCCAAGAAAATGCGATCAAAAGTGTCTCTAATGATACCTTCTCTGGGCTGTCTGGATTGCAAATTTTAGATTTGAGCAACAACCAACTTGAAACCCTGCCAGAAGGTTTGTTCAACAGTCTCGCTAAGCTTGGCAACTTGGATTTGAGTGGAAACAAACTGCGGTTTCTCCCTTCACAAATATTCCAAGATTTAGGTGGGCTTGAAGTCCTTAATTTGTACAACAATGCTCTGGTGGAACTTGCTGATGGTTTGTTCAACAACTTGACCAAACTGAGGGAACTAATGCTTGATAGAAATAATATTTCTGTGATCCAACCAGATCTGTTTCACCCACTTTCAGCACTAGAAGATTTACAGTTGGACAATAATCGCATCTCTGACCTTGACTCCTCTACCTTCGAAACACTGAAGAAGCTTCATCACCTTCATCTGAGTAACAATGCCCTAACCAAGATTCGCAAAGAGATATTTCACAAGGTGCAGCATCTGAAGGAGCTACACCTTGACTACAATCGTATTCATTCCATTCCCGCAAATTCTTTTCTTTACCTTCACAGACTCCATTCTCTGAGGCTCAACAACAACCGTCTTTCGGCCCTCCCTGGTCAACTTTTTGCCGGTCTCACAAGCCTGAGGGAACTCTGGCTAAATGAAAATCACATAAAGAATCTTGTTCCTTGTTTGTTCACAAGTCTTCCAAACCTGAAGATGCTGGACCTTGCAAACAATTACCTGACGACCCTTGACCCTGAGGGCTTCAGATACCTGATTGCACTGAAAGAGCTGCAGCTGAGCTTCAATAAGCTTGACGAACTTCCACACAACATTTTCAGGTCTCAGAAAAACCTCCAGAAGTTATTTCTTCAGAATAACCACCTGGCCAACTTGCCAGAGAACGTGTTTGCACCTCTGCGTGACTTGCAAGAGCTAGATTTGGAGAAAAACCAGCTTGCACAACTACAACCCATACAGTTTAAAGGCCTTGACAATCTAAAGGTCTTGTATCTGCAATCAAATAAACTGATGTTCTTAGAGGAAGGGACACTAGAGTCTTTGAGAAGCCTTAGGAACCTCTTTCTTCAGGGAAACCCCTGGGTTTGCTCCTGCACGCCCATACTTTACATAAGCAACTGGGTCAAAAAGAATCAAAAATGGGTGAGGGACAAACCCATGTGTTCAGTCCTTAATGTTTCCCTTTCCGAACAACGTTTATTTCCCAAACCTCTGTCACACCACTGTTCCAGTTCTGGGAACTCCTTCAGAGCCATGCAATACATAGAGATGCTTCTGGCAGTCTCAGGTTTCCTCTTAGCCCATAATGTTGTgtga